A genomic stretch from Arachis stenosperma cultivar V10309 chromosome 3, arast.V10309.gnm1.PFL2, whole genome shotgun sequence includes:
- the LOC130967597 gene encoding uncharacterized protein LOC130967597 has protein sequence MSLGGAATEEDANLIAKLFGSIGKIWKADEKYFDAVTGLRLEIVSNCNLHTTNKDSVIEELVSSMGVCLSAQVKVESPYNTASVRLMFVSERLSTKIERIMKRGENEFCRI, from the exons ATGAGCTTGGGGGGAGCAGCAACAGAAGAAGATGCAAATCTCATAGCCAAATTATTTGGATCAATTGGCAAAATATGGAAAGCTGATGAAAAGTATTTTGATGCTGTAACTGGTCTGAG ATTGGAAATTGTTTCTAATTGTAATCTGCACACAACAAACAAGGATTCAGTAATTGAGGAACTTGTTTCTAGCATGGGAGTTTGTCTGAGTGCCCAAGTTAAAGTTGAGAGCCCCTACAACACTG CCTCAGTTCGTTTAATGTTTGTTTCTGAAAGGCTTAGCACTAAGATTGAGAGAATAATGAAAAGAGGAGAAAATGAATTCTGCAGAATATAG